The sequence below is a genomic window from Tachyglossus aculeatus isolate mTacAcu1 chromosome X1, mTacAcu1.pri, whole genome shotgun sequence.
TACACCGTTCTTGGTTAAGGGCAAAACTTCTTTCAGCCGGAAAGGACAGAGGTGAGGACCCTGGAGGTCAGCACTCCCTGACCAACTGTTGAGACTTTCTTCcctttgtgctctttcccctactgGTCCTCCAAATGAGACTCCCTCCtcacccaacacacacatacactaatcccggttccaccacttagctgtgtgactttgggcaagtcacttaacttctctgtgcctcagtcacctcatctggaaaatggggattaagactgccccatatgggacaacctgattactttgtatctaccccagcgcttagtaaagtgcttggcacatagtaggcgcttaacaaataccatcattattattattcattattattacactcctcAGCGCTCTGGCAGTGGAGACTGGCAGTAGTGGAGTCAGTCATGGGTTTGGTGGGGAAATGTGCTCAAGCTTGACCTactgtgagtcaggggacctgggtcctaggCCAGGTTTTGCCATgtgcatgttgtgtgaccttgggcaagtcacttcacctctctgggcctcagtttcctcatctgtaaactggcacttaaatatctgttccccatctcttttagatgccctgtatggggcagggactgtgtcccatctgtttatcttgtgtatccccccggcatttagaacgaCATtcggttcacagtaagtgcttaataaatgccatcatggtcATTTTTAGCTTtcgttcctctcccttcccttcccacatcctccaccAGAAAAGGGGCACAACTTTTCCCCCACAGAAGGGATCCTATcccgttccgccaattgtcagctgtgtgactttgggcaagtcacttaacttctctgtgcctcagttacctcacctgtaaaatgatgattaaaactgtgagccccccgtgggacaacctgatcaccttgtatcctccccagcacttagaacagcgctttgcacatagtaagcgcttaataaaatgctattattattattattattattattattgccatcagtGTCCTCGAGGGGACCCCAGGCCTTGGACACGTCAAGCCCCCTCCTACCGGATCCATGCTGTTCTTCAGCCATCCCTCCCACACCTCGGCGCCCGCCCGAGGATTCTCGTGGGGCAACAGCGCCCCCTGGCGTTCACATAGACACCCTGCAGGTTGCTTACTCACCGCCGCATCTTTTCTGGGAGTCCCACAACCTACTAGGCTCGGGAGCCTGACCCAACCAAAGCTGCTTCCCCTTGGCCTAACGCGGTCCCTCGCTAACCTAGAGCTCCTGCTTGTCCGCCTGCCATCAATCCTGGGGAAAGCCTAGATCGGTCACTCACCTGAGGTGGCTCCGGGTTGCAGGGAAGTGACAGTCTGCGTTTCCACCGGGCTGGTGGCAGGCCGGGTGCCAGGGGTAGAGGCGGAAAGAGTCGTAgtcacggtcttgggagtctcCGTGGGGGCCACGGTGGAAAGAGTCGTGATGCTGGTCCCAGGGGTCTCGGTGGTGGGGGCCAtcgtggaaagagtggtggtcccGGTCTCCGGGGTCCCCGTGGGGGCCGTGGTGGTAAGAGAGGTGGTCCTGTTTTCAGAAGTCTCCGTGGGGGCCGTGGTGGAAAGAGAGGTGGTCCCATTCTCAGGGGTCTCCTTGGGGGCCATGGTGGGAAGGGAGGCAGTCTCAGGAATGTCTGCTCTGACTTCGGAATGGGTGATCATCTCAGAGGTGGAGATGAACTGGGTGCCGGAGGTCATCCCTTTGGAGCTGGCTGCTGTGGGGTAGGTAGGAATCACAGTCAGGGCCGCCTTCAGACAGTGAGTGAAGCAGTCACCTCAGTGGGAGCGGTAGCAGTGATTGAAAATTTGAAAGCGCCCGGCCTCCCTCTTCCCAAGTTGAAGCAGAACCTTTGCTAACAAGGAcctgggagtggaaggcaatagtTCTGGAGCAAGAGCGCCCCCGAATAATATCATTA
It includes:
- the LOC119919855 gene encoding integumentary mucin A.1-like; translation: MAPLPVLFGMLFGIWAATASSKGMTSGTQFISTSEMITHSEVRADIPETASLPTMAPKETPENGTTSLSTTAPTETSENRTTSLTTTAPTGTPETGTTTLSTMAPTTETPGTSITTLSTVAPTETPKTVTTTLSASTPGTRPATSPVETQTVTSLQPGATSVPKSPQNAGQVVVVCLFSSVLLVALVLVSVKYCHRREPVFRKLEEVPMENLTEESPFARYPPN